From Xylocopilactobacillus apis, a single genomic window includes:
- a CDS encoding O-methyltransferase yields MVNEMMNRPIISDQVLSYLRTNLIETDNQKLIDLRKEAQMKGIPIIPLETASFLRFLIVIKRPKKILEVGTAIGYSSLLMEIENPEDSEIITFERNPVMYEKAVENIKNFNLSNKISIEFGDVAKQYDSFKENEFDLIFLDGAKAKYLEQFVHLIKNLKNDGIILIDDIFQGGDILKSIDEIKHRNKGIHRHINQLLSEILEQKKYISSIVPLGDGLLMVQKNKKFNK; encoded by the coding sequence ATGGTAAACGAGATGATGAATCGACCGATCATTAGTGATCAGGTTTTGTCATATTTGAGAACAAATTTAATTGAAACAGATAATCAAAAATTAATAGATTTGAGAAAAGAAGCACAGATGAAAGGAATTCCAATTATTCCTTTAGAAACTGCTTCTTTTTTACGGTTTTTGATTGTTATAAAAAGGCCCAAAAAAATTCTTGAAGTAGGAACTGCGATTGGGTATTCTTCTTTATTGATGGAAATTGAAAATCCCGAAGATTCAGAAATAATAACTTTTGAACGGAACCCTGTTATGTATGAAAAAGCGGTCGAAAATATTAAAAATTTTAACTTATCTAACAAAATATCGATTGAATTTGGAGATGTTGCTAAACAATATGATTCTTTTAAAGAAAATGAATTCGATTTAATATTTTTAGATGGAGCAAAAGCTAAATATTTAGAACAATTTGTTCATTTGATAAAAAATTTAAAAAATGACGGGATAATTTTAATTGATGATATTTTTCAAGGCGGAGATATCTTAAAATCAATTGATGAAATTAAGCATCGTAATAAAGGGATTCATCGACATATAAACCAATTGTTAAGTGAAATTTTAGAGCAAAAAAAATACATCTCCTCAATTGTTCCTTTGGGAGATGGATTACTAATGGTTCAAAAAAATAAAAAATTTAATAAATAA
- a CDS encoding L,D-transpeptidase family protein has product MKQTYSRKKTTKKNKKKIIRSPFLISILIGIICVTTFYFVYSLNYQNKFLPNTQVYGVDLSDQNIDRAAKKLHLKLDKMNFEVIEDGKTLYTINSKDIKLNKNYRPLLKKLLKNQDPASWGVKTFAFSDNSDSDKNNIKLNVQFDQKKLNSIEKEIESNLNKDRTAPQNAKLVLKNDKYKLVKQVEGNTISFKKLQKQIRNNIYNANNKIIVSENDYERPSIRENDSTLQKNFKQIKKIESTNLTYQVANAASIKVPDSEIVKWINYDGKSVDLNIDNIYDYISNINGNYTTIGATRNFQTTNSGKVVVKGGTYGRQISINDDVNQFKDALLNSKSGTIKATTIGQGQYESNVDNLGKTYVEVSKAKQHEWVYVNGKLFIQSDIVTGKPKNNNDTPTGTFVVWTKQTNTHLKGLNDDGSKYDSPVTYWMPIDYTGVGLHDSPWQPRYGGDWYVNNGSHGCVNNPPNVIAKFFDVIPIGTPVIIY; this is encoded by the coding sequence ATGAAACAAACTTATTCTCGTAAAAAGACTACTAAAAAAAATAAAAAAAAGATCATTCGCAGTCCATTTTTAATATCTATTTTAATCGGTATAATCTGTGTAACAACCTTTTACTTCGTCTATTCTCTTAATTATCAAAATAAATTTTTACCTAATACCCAAGTATATGGAGTTGACCTTTCTGATCAAAACATTGATCGAGCAGCAAAAAAGCTTCACTTGAAACTTGATAAAATGAATTTTGAAGTTATTGAAGATGGTAAGACTCTTTATACGATAAATAGTAAAGATATTAAACTAAATAAAAATTATCGACCGCTTTTAAAGAAATTACTAAAAAATCAAGACCCTGCATCATGGGGAGTAAAAACGTTTGCTTTTTCGGATAACTCTGATTCCGATAAGAACAATATTAAGTTAAATGTTCAATTTGATCAGAAAAAATTAAATAGTATTGAAAAAGAGATTGAGAGTAATCTAAACAAGGACAGGACTGCACCTCAAAATGCGAAACTTGTTTTAAAAAATGATAAATACAAACTCGTTAAACAGGTAGAGGGGAATACAATTAGTTTTAAAAAGCTTCAAAAGCAAATTAGAAATAACATTTATAACGCTAACAATAAAATTATAGTTAGTGAAAATGATTATGAACGCCCGTCTATTCGAGAAAATGATTCTACTCTTCAGAAAAATTTCAAACAAATTAAAAAAATTGAAAGTACAAATTTGACTTATCAGGTAGCTAATGCAGCATCAATAAAGGTGCCAGATTCTGAAATTGTTAAATGGATTAATTATGATGGAAAAAGTGTCGATTTAAATATCGACAATATCTATGATTATATTAGTAATATTAACGGCAATTACACAACAATCGGAGCTACCAGAAATTTCCAAACTACTAACAGCGGCAAAGTTGTTGTTAAAGGTGGGACCTATGGTCGACAAATTTCGATCAATGATGACGTAAATCAATTTAAAGACGCTTTACTAAATAGTAAATCTGGAACAATTAAAGCAACCACGATTGGTCAAGGTCAATATGAATCTAACGTTGACAATCTCGGTAAGACTTATGTTGAAGTCAGTAAAGCAAAGCAACATGAATGGGTATATGTTAATGGTAAATTATTTATTCAAAGTGATATCGTAACTGGAAAGCCCAAAAATAATAACGATACTCCGACCGGAACTTTCGTAGTTTGGACAAAACAAACTAACACTCACCTAAAAGGGCTAAACGACGATGGCAGTAAATACGATTCTCCTGTCACCTATTGGATGCCAATTGACTATACTGGAGTTGGATTACACGACTCACCTTGGCAGCCAAGATATGGTGGAGATTGGTATGTCAATAACGGAAGCCATGGTTGTGTTAATAATCCTCCTAACGTCATTGCTAAGTTTTTTGATGTGATCCCGATTGGAACGCCAGTTATTATTTATTAA
- a CDS encoding L-lactate dehydrogenase, with translation MANTKIDRQKVILVGDGAVGSSFAYACVLQGIARELGIVDVFKDKTQGDAIDLSNALPYTSPKKIYSAEYSDCSDADIVVITAGAPQKPGETRLDLVAKNLKILKSIVDPIVESGFKGIFVVAANPVDILTYATYKLSGFPKERVIGSGTSLDTARLRQEVADLVNVDARSVHAYIMGEHGDTEFPVWSHANIGGVRISEWVKNHPEIDESKLVTIFEDVRDAAYKIIKLKGATFYGIGTTLARIVRAILNDEQAILPLSVYMEGQYDLDDIYIGSPAVIGRNGISSILEIPLNDHEKQNMKHSADQLKEVIKNSFKD, from the coding sequence TTGGCAAACACAAAAATTGATCGTCAAAAAGTTATTTTAGTAGGAGATGGCGCTGTCGGTTCTAGCTTCGCTTATGCATGCGTATTGCAAGGTATTGCACGAGAACTTGGAATTGTCGATGTTTTTAAAGACAAAACCCAAGGTGATGCTATCGATCTTTCTAACGCTTTACCTTATACATCACCAAAAAAGATTTATTCAGCTGAATATAGTGACTGTTCAGATGCTGATATCGTTGTAATTACAGCTGGCGCACCTCAAAAACCAGGTGAAACAAGACTTGACCTTGTTGCAAAAAATCTTAAAATTTTAAAATCAATCGTTGATCCAATTGTTGAATCAGGTTTCAAAGGAATCTTTGTCGTAGCTGCTAACCCTGTTGATATTTTAACTTATGCTACTTATAAACTTTCTGGATTTCCTAAAGAACGTGTTATTGGATCTGGAACTTCTCTTGATACTGCAAGATTACGTCAAGAAGTTGCTGACTTAGTTAATGTTGATGCTCGTTCAGTACATGCTTACATTATGGGTGAACATGGAGACACTGAATTTCCAGTTTGGTCACATGCAAATATTGGTGGTGTTAGAATTTCTGAATGGGTTAAAAACCATCCAGAAATTGATGAAAGTAAACTTGTTACGATCTTTGAAGATGTTCGTGATGCAGCTTACAAAATTATCAAGTTAAAGGGTGCAACATTCTATGGTATTGGTACAACTCTTGCAAGAATTGTACGAGCAATCCTCAACGACGAACAAGCAATTCTTCCATTGTCTGTTTATATGGAAGGCCAATATGACTTAGATGATATATATATTGGATCACCAGCAGTTATTGGTCGTAACGGAATTAGTTCAATTCTTGAAATTCCATTAAATGATCATGAAAAGCAGAATATGAAACATTCTGCTGATCAATTAAAAGAAGTAATTAAAAATTCTTTTAAAGACTAA
- the pth gene encoding aminoacyl-tRNA hydrolase, whose protein sequence is MTKLIVGLGNPGEKYINTRHNVGFMALEAFLESKGLNWKKTENDQRYSSLNVEGHRFVALEPLTYMNESGRSVKYISDKFEIEPQDIMVIHDDMDLNTGKIRIKMERSAGGHNGVKDIMKSLNSKDFINLKIGTDHPTNESVISWVLGRFSNEEQLKIQPAILTASDIIIDFIKDKSISELMNKYNRNENS, encoded by the coding sequence ATGACTAAATTAATTGTTGGGCTAGGAAATCCTGGCGAAAAATATATAAATACAAGGCATAATGTTGGATTCATGGCTTTAGAAGCTTTTTTAGAATCCAAAGGATTAAACTGGAAAAAAACTGAAAATGATCAGCGGTATTCATCTTTAAATGTTGAGGGACATCGATTTGTCGCACTAGAACCTTTGACTTATATGAATGAATCAGGTCGCTCCGTAAAATATATTAGCGATAAATTTGAAATTGAACCACAAGACATCATGGTTATTCATGATGACATGGATTTAAACACTGGAAAGATTAGAATAAAAATGGAACGGTCTGCTGGTGGTCATAATGGGGTTAAAGATATTATGAAATCTTTGAATAGTAAAGATTTTATTAATTTAAAGATTGGGACTGATCATCCAACAAATGAAAGTGTCATTAGCTGGGTTTTAGGTCGGTTCTCTAATGAAGAACAATTGAAAATTCAACCGGCAATTTTAACGGCATCCGATATTATTATTGATTTTATTAAGGATAAAAGTATTTCGGAATTGATGAATAAGTACAATAGAAATGAAAATTCATAA
- the mfd gene encoding transcription-repair coupling factor: MKIHNNIFNFLKKQGFYQQIDESLESSGRHLFTGIQGSVASFIFARDAEINNNQTIILVPSIDEIFSLSDELSNFISEDEIYSFPSEEILFSPDLTASPENQRSRALFLHALVTGKKGFFFLTPQSLMRTISDPNTFKSAGFEINLNSKISLEEFINRLDKAGLKKNPRVEKLGEYAVRGDIIDFFTFGSSTPIRLELFDSDVDSIRSFDLDSQRSLDQVERVQIIPISDRIIDQKKVKEFISSKKPTRVQSYLKEYIENEHQLENFPYIEKLIGNHTISDYLSLTSTVFVSEYAHIIDSLGDINEQITQLKDRLNNEGHYFKRDFVEKNFVEFFKQIKNRQIFISNIKRGIGNLSFKTVNNILDRTIPSFVDNLESFETFLEENKSRKSTVVLCLPEKSQHDSAKKLIDDLDLNLFEADKDSIQPHKINMVSDNFYHGFDLVNENIILISQNELYSSKKKRRRRLNFLSKNSRKITNFSELKVGDYVVHINHGIGRFIGITTETHGGVSRDYITIQFAGSGKLYVPVNQIQFIQKYQSDNGTAPKLNKLGSAEWRKTQSNVAKRIDDMADELIERYAERQTKKGFAFSPHSSYETEFADAFSYVETPDQDRSIKEVLGDMEKSVPMDRLLVGDVGFGKTEVAMRAAFKAILDHKQVAVLAPTTILVQQHYNSFIDRFRNFPVTIEMISRFRTNKEIKDVIQRIKNGDVDIVIGTHRLLSKDVKFKDLGLLVIDEEQRFGVRHKERLKELKNNVDVLTLTATPIPRTMQLATLGIMDLSLIETAPPDRYPVMTYVSEFSIDLIQDAIERELRRNGQVFYLHNRVSDIEQTVVFLKGLFPNAEIGYADGQMSESQLENTMLDFLEGRFDILVTTTIVEIGVDIPNVNTLIVENADRFGLSTLYQLRGRIGRSNRIAYAYLTYQANRSINETSEKRLSAIRDFTELGSGYKLALTDLSIRGAGNILGKEQHGFINAVGFDLFLQMLSDAIQSKMGKTSRYHTKSIVELEWSNYISDDYIPDSSEKIEMYQKILHSKTSEEVDDLLDEMIDRFGEPPISVLNLLNTARIKIEANQAGILKITSINDSIRIQFSPVMSSILNQSVLEKILVDEKFKIKLSLADKGYSIIVMNPGNKITSDEFLQFVIKIKNLVVEKEK, from the coding sequence ATGAAAATTCATAACAATATTTTCAATTTTTTAAAAAAGCAAGGATTTTATCAACAAATAGATGAAAGTCTTGAAAGTTCAGGCCGTCATCTTTTCACAGGTATTCAAGGATCAGTTGCAAGTTTTATTTTTGCTCGCGATGCGGAAATTAATAATAATCAAACGATAATTTTGGTTCCTTCAATCGATGAAATCTTTTCTTTGTCTGATGAATTAAGTAATTTCATTTCTGAAGATGAAATCTATTCTTTTCCTTCAGAAGAGATATTATTTTCTCCCGACCTTACTGCTTCACCGGAAAATCAAAGGTCTCGAGCTTTGTTTTTGCATGCTTTAGTGACTGGAAAAAAAGGATTTTTCTTTTTAACTCCTCAAAGTTTAATGCGTACAATTTCTGATCCAAATACATTTAAAAGTGCCGGATTTGAAATAAATTTAAACAGTAAAATCTCATTAGAAGAATTTATTAATAGACTTGATAAAGCTGGATTAAAGAAAAATCCAAGAGTTGAAAAGTTGGGAGAGTATGCAGTCAGAGGAGATATTATTGACTTCTTTACTTTTGGCTCTTCTACTCCTATTCGACTTGAATTATTTGATAGCGATGTAGATTCAATTCGTTCTTTTGATCTTGATTCTCAGCGTTCACTGGATCAAGTAGAACGAGTTCAAATAATTCCTATTAGCGATCGAATTATTGATCAAAAAAAAGTTAAAGAATTTATTAGTTCAAAAAAGCCTACGAGGGTTCAATCATATTTAAAAGAATATATTGAAAATGAACATCAATTAGAGAATTTTCCATATATAGAAAAACTCATTGGAAATCACACAATTTCTGATTATCTTTCATTAACTTCGACCGTTTTCGTTTCAGAGTATGCTCATATCATTGATTCTTTGGGAGATATAAATGAACAGATAACTCAACTTAAAGATCGATTAAACAATGAAGGCCATTATTTTAAACGAGATTTTGTTGAAAAAAATTTTGTGGAATTTTTTAAACAAATTAAAAATCGTCAAATTTTTATCTCTAATATTAAAAGAGGGATTGGTAACCTTTCTTTTAAAACTGTTAATAATATTTTGGATCGAACAATTCCAAGCTTTGTCGATAATTTAGAATCTTTTGAGACTTTTTTGGAAGAAAATAAATCTCGTAAATCAACGGTAGTTTTATGCTTGCCTGAAAAAAGTCAACATGATTCGGCTAAAAAATTAATCGACGACCTAGATCTTAATTTATTTGAAGCCGATAAAGATTCGATTCAACCTCATAAAATAAACATGGTTAGTGATAATTTTTATCATGGATTTGATTTAGTTAATGAAAATATTATTTTAATCAGTCAAAATGAACTCTATTCTTCTAAGAAAAAACGTCGCCGACGCTTGAACTTTTTATCCAAAAATTCACGTAAAATTACTAATTTTTCTGAATTAAAAGTGGGAGATTATGTAGTTCATATAAATCATGGAATTGGGAGATTTATTGGAATCACTACCGAAACTCATGGAGGTGTGAGTAGAGATTACATTACAATCCAGTTTGCTGGAAGCGGGAAATTGTATGTTCCTGTCAATCAGATTCAATTTATTCAAAAATATCAGTCAGACAATGGTACGGCCCCTAAATTAAATAAATTAGGAAGTGCTGAATGGCGCAAAACTCAAAGTAATGTAGCAAAACGAATTGACGATATGGCTGATGAACTGATTGAAAGATACGCTGAACGTCAAACTAAAAAAGGGTTTGCTTTTTCGCCGCACAGTTCATATGAAACTGAATTTGCAGATGCTTTTTCCTATGTTGAAACTCCTGATCAAGATCGATCGATAAAAGAAGTTCTTGGTGATATGGAAAAAAGCGTTCCAATGGATCGGCTTTTAGTTGGAGATGTAGGTTTTGGAAAAACAGAAGTTGCAATGAGAGCAGCGTTTAAGGCGATCCTTGATCATAAACAAGTAGCAGTTTTGGCGCCGACCACGATTTTGGTTCAGCAGCACTATAATTCTTTTATTGATCGCTTTCGCAATTTTCCCGTGACAATTGAAATGATTTCACGTTTTCGGACAAATAAAGAAATTAAAGATGTCATTCAAAGAATAAAGAATGGCGATGTAGATATTGTGATTGGAACTCATCGTCTTTTATCAAAAGATGTCAAATTTAAAGATCTTGGTTTATTAGTAATTGATGAGGAACAGCGATTTGGAGTTCGACATAAGGAACGTTTAAAAGAATTAAAAAATAATGTTGATGTCTTAACTCTTACTGCAACTCCTATTCCTAGAACAATGCAGCTGGCCACGTTAGGGATTATGGATTTATCGTTAATTGAAACAGCTCCGCCAGATCGTTATCCAGTAATGACGTATGTTAGTGAGTTTAGTATTGATTTAATTCAGGATGCAATTGAACGTGAATTACGAAGAAATGGGCAAGTTTTTTATTTACATAATCGAGTTAGCGATATTGAACAAACTGTTGTCTTTTTAAAAGGCTTGTTTCCAAATGCAGAAATTGGGTATGCTGATGGCCAAATGAGTGAATCTCAGCTGGAAAATACAATGCTGGATTTTTTAGAAGGTCGGTTTGATATTTTGGTTACAACCACGATTGTTGAAATCGGAGTCGATATTCCAAATGTTAATACTTTAATTGTTGAAAATGCCGATCGATTTGGATTGTCTACTCTTTATCAGCTTCGAGGACGCATTGGCCGTTCAAACCGGATTGCCTATGCATATTTAACATATCAGGCAAACCGTTCAATTAATGAAACCTCTGAAAAAAGACTTAGTGCAATTAGAGATTTTACGGAATTAGGTTCAGGGTATAAATTGGCTTTAACTGACCTTTCAATCAGGGGTGCGGGGAATATTTTAGGAAAAGAACAACATGGTTTTATTAATGCAGTTGGTTTTGATTTATTTCTTCAAATGCTTTCAGATGCAATTCAAAGTAAAATGGGAAAAACTAGTAGATATCACACTAAATCAATAGTCGAACTTGAATGGTCAAATTATATTTCTGACGATTATATTCCTGATAGTAGTGAAAAAATTGAGATGTATCAAAAAATTCTTCATTCAAAGACAAGTGAAGAAGTTGATGATTTACTTGATGAAATGATCGATCGCTTTGGTGAACCCCCAATCAGTGTTTTAAATTTACTCAATACTGCTCGGATAAAAATTGAAGCAAACCAAGCTGGAATTTTAAAAATTACTTCAATAAATGATTCAATTAGAATCCAATTTAGTCCGGTAATGTCCAGTATCTTAAATCAATCGGTTTTAGAAAAAATACTTGTTGATGAAAAGTTTAAAATTAAATTGAGCTTAGCAGACAAAGGGTATAGTATAATTGTTATGAATCCAGGTAATAAAATTACTAGTGATGAATTTTTGCAATTTGTAATTAAAATTAAGAATCTGGTTGTGGAAAAAGAAAAATGA
- a CDS encoding RNA-binding S4 domain-containing protein: MRIDKFLKVSRLIKRRTVAKELADAGRIEINGRVAKSGSTVNVNDKITIHYGSRVINVAVVNLNENAKKDQSKEMYELLSES; the protein is encoded by the coding sequence ATGAGAATTGATAAATTTTTAAAAGTTTCCCGTCTTATTAAACGCCGAACTGTAGCTAAAGAATTAGCTGACGCCGGGAGAATTGAAATAAATGGACGGGTTGCTAAATCAGGAAGTACTGTAAATGTTAATGATAAAATTACGATTCATTACGGAAGTCGAGTTATTAATGTGGCAGTTGTTAATTTAAATGAAAATGCAAAAAAAGATCAGAGTAAAGAAATGTATGAGCTTTTATCTGAAAGTTAA
- a CDS encoding FtsB family cell division protein, with protein MKKSHQLIKMKKKRIHRNRIIVLFLVLFFIGSLTFIQVKLNNASFSDSQKVLHEKNEKLKKVKSNNKRLKISVKELKDKDYIQKWIRSKYFYSKNGDTIYNFGSN; from the coding sequence TTGAAGAAAAGTCATCAGCTTATAAAAATGAAGAAGAAAAGAATTCATCGTAATCGAATTATTGTCTTATTTTTAGTCTTATTTTTCATTGGGAGCCTTACTTTTATTCAGGTTAAGTTGAATAATGCGTCTTTCAGTGATTCTCAAAAAGTCTTACATGAAAAAAATGAAAAGCTCAAAAAAGTAAAAAGTAATAACAAACGATTGAAAATTTCAGTTAAAGAGTTAAAGGATAAAGATTATATTCAAAAGTGGATTCGGAGCAAATACTTTTATTCAAAAAATGGAGATACAATCTATAATTTTGGTTCAAACTAA
- the tilS gene encoding tRNA lysidine(34) synthetase TilS, producing MSNLNSRFKKIIKDDRILLKGTKFLVAVSGGLDSMCLLSLIGKLDLNSKDVFVVYVNHGQRIEAVNEQHAVSKYVRRFNYNFITETLDLEKRVNASETFLRNKRYQVIREIALKYDIDIVLTAHHLNDLGETFLMQTIRSGSAAGVTGIARLSERENITYYRPLLSISKKDLLAYAIDNEVIFFEDETNFSDETIRNRIRHHVFNDQFLSYQEYKHFLNFFKSFNELKTDAYRYYDKLIETNKIEINNSNEVIRLKFFSEMKYISLSNFLSHLIVKSGFQQISDNFINESVILIENQKKPQGSININNSYILFKDYQFFGIKSAILEKRKVAPTFRYNQWYQFKNEEVGVFFLDNAFGQDFKKKFFISLSRDSPPLKWRYRQTGDYVLTNGKIKKKLRRFFIDNKVSQIKRDHLLVLASGSNILYLEDFGYSGLFNTDKTDKITSVVLLR from the coding sequence GTGAGTAATTTAAACAGCAGATTTAAGAAAATAATTAAGGATGATCGTATTTTATTAAAAGGCACAAAGTTTTTAGTCGCTGTTTCTGGCGGACTTGACTCAATGTGTCTTTTGTCGTTGATCGGAAAACTTGATTTAAATAGTAAAGATGTTTTTGTAGTATATGTTAATCACGGGCAACGAATAGAAGCCGTTAACGAGCAACATGCGGTTAGTAAATATGTTCGAAGGTTTAATTATAATTTTATTACAGAAACTCTTGATCTGGAAAAAAGGGTTAATGCGAGTGAAACATTTCTTAGGAATAAACGATATCAGGTAATTAGAGAAATTGCATTAAAATATGATATCGATATTGTGCTTACGGCGCATCATTTAAATGATCTGGGTGAAACTTTTTTAATGCAGACGATAAGAAGTGGATCAGCAGCAGGTGTAACTGGGATTGCTCGCCTTAGTGAGAGAGAAAATATTACATACTATCGCCCGCTTTTATCGATTTCAAAAAAAGATCTACTTGCATATGCAATAGATAATGAAGTTATTTTTTTTGAGGATGAAACAAATTTTAGCGATGAAACAATAAGAAATCGAATCAGGCACCATGTATTTAATGATCAATTTTTAAGTTATCAAGAATATAAACATTTTCTAAATTTTTTTAAAAGCTTTAATGAACTTAAAACCGATGCATATCGCTACTATGATAAATTAATAGAAACTAATAAAATTGAAATAAATAATTCAAACGAAGTTATCAGGCTTAAATTTTTTTCTGAAATGAAATACATTTCCCTTTCTAACTTTTTAAGTCATCTAATAGTTAAATCGGGCTTTCAACAAATAAGTGATAATTTTATTAACGAAAGCGTTATTCTAATAGAAAACCAAAAGAAACCACAAGGATCAATTAATATTAATAATTCATATATTTTATTTAAGGATTATCAGTTTTTTGGAATAAAATCAGCTATACTAGAAAAAAGAAAAGTGGCTCCCACTTTTAGATATAATCAGTGGTATCAATTTAAAAATGAAGAAGTAGGAGTTTTTTTCTTGGATAATGCTTTTGGACAAGACTTTAAAAAAAAATTTTTTATTTCTCTTTCAAGAGATTCACCTCCTTTAAAGTGGAGGTATCGTCAAACAGGAGATTATGTTTTGACGAATGGGAAAATCAAAAAAAAATTACGACGTTTTTTTATCGATAATAAGGTATCGCAAATCAAAAGAGATCATTTATTAGTTTTAGCTAGTGGTTCGAATATTTTGTATCTTGAAGATTTTGGGTATTCAGGTTTGTTTAATACTGATAAAACTGATAAAATTACGTCTGTTGTCTTGTTAAGATGA
- the hpt gene encoding hypoxanthine phosphoribosyltransferase, with the protein MNSDIDKILFNKEEISKKTQKLANQIDCDYGDEEIVTVGILRGALFFMADLLRILNVKLLTDVMVVSSYDESDIVSSGKVIIQKDVSIDIRNRDVLIVEDIVDTGLTLYHVKQHLLDNGAKSVKICTLLDKPTNRKVEITSDYNGFIIPNNFVVGYGLGYANRYRNLDYIGILKPEVYQSKENES; encoded by the coding sequence ATGAATTCAGATATTGATAAGATTCTTTTTAATAAGGAAGAAATTTCTAAAAAAACTCAAAAGTTAGCTAATCAAATTGATTGTGACTATGGAGATGAGGAGATAGTTACAGTAGGAATTCTTAGAGGAGCTCTATTTTTTATGGCCGATCTGTTAAGAATTCTTAATGTTAAACTTTTAACAGATGTAATGGTCGTTTCTTCTTATGATGAATCTGATATAGTTTCTAGTGGAAAAGTAATTATTCAAAAAGATGTTTCAATTGATATAAGAAATCGAGATGTTTTAATAGTAGAAGATATTGTTGATACTGGCTTAACGTTGTATCATGTTAAACAGCATCTTTTAGATAACGGTGCAAAAAGTGTTAAGATTTGCACCCTGCTTGATAAACCGACAAACCGTAAAGTTGAAATAACGAGTGATTATAATGGTTTTATTATTCCAAATAATTTCGTTGTGGGTTACGGTTTGGGATATGCCAATCGTTATCGCAATTTGGATTATATCGGGATTTTAAAACCAGAAGTTTATCAAAGTAAAGAAAATGAATCTTAA